One window of Roseisolibacter agri genomic DNA carries:
- a CDS encoding aminotransferase class IV, whose amino-acid sequence MLVYLNGAFVPKAEAHLPVDDRGFLFGDGVYEVTRAVDGRLFEVERHLERLRNGAAALALPLTDAMVAELPAIWERLLAANGLTAGEAMVYLQVTRGAAPRTHQFPPAGTPPTVFASASALLPPDAVRARGAAIITQPDIRWARCEIKSVNLLPNVLAKQAAAEAGAFEAVFVREDGTVTEGAQTSAFAIIDGTLRTHPLTPRILPSVTRAVVLELARELGIPTSEEAFDRAAMLAADEVFVASTTADVMPVVRVDGMAIGDGAPGPRTRALADAIAARIGRAQAPATAGA is encoded by the coding sequence ATGCTGGTCTACCTCAACGGCGCCTTCGTCCCCAAGGCCGAGGCCCACCTCCCCGTCGACGACCGCGGCTTCCTGTTCGGCGACGGCGTCTACGAGGTCACGCGCGCGGTGGACGGCCGCCTGTTCGAGGTCGAGCGCCACCTGGAGCGCCTCCGGAACGGCGCCGCCGCGCTGGCGCTGCCGCTGACCGACGCCATGGTGGCCGAGCTGCCGGCGATCTGGGAGCGGCTGCTCGCCGCCAACGGGCTGACGGCCGGCGAGGCGATGGTCTACCTGCAGGTGACGCGCGGCGCCGCGCCGCGCACGCACCAGTTCCCGCCCGCCGGCACGCCGCCGACCGTCTTCGCCAGCGCCAGCGCGCTCCTCCCGCCCGACGCGGTGCGCGCGCGCGGCGCGGCGATCATCACCCAGCCCGACATCCGCTGGGCACGCTGCGAGATCAAGTCGGTGAACCTGCTGCCCAACGTGCTGGCCAAGCAGGCGGCGGCCGAGGCGGGCGCGTTCGAGGCGGTGTTCGTGCGCGAGGACGGCACGGTCACCGAGGGCGCGCAGACGTCCGCGTTCGCCATCATCGACGGGACGCTGCGCACGCACCCGCTGACGCCGCGCATCCTGCCGAGCGTGACGCGCGCGGTGGTGCTGGAGCTGGCGCGCGAGCTGGGGATTCCCACCAGCGAGGAGGCGTTCGACCGCGCGGCGATGCTCGCCGCCGACGAGGTCTTCGTCGCCAGCACGACGGCCGACGTCATGCCCGTCGTGCGCGTGGACGGGATGGCGATCGGCGACGGCGCGCCCGGCCCGCGCACGCGCGCGCTGGCCGACGCGATCGCCGCCCGCATCGGCCGCGCGCAGGCCCCGGCGACGGCCGGCGCCTGA
- a CDS encoding DUF2235 domain-containing protein yields MKRLVVCTDGTWNSRDAAKEDGSGLTNVAKFEKAVAKQDAQGVLQHTFYHAGVGVGPWYEKALGGAFGVGLSRNVQACYSWLVALYEPGDQLFLFGFSRGAYTARSLAGLIRNCGLLKREHKDRVEEAYKLYRDRKPDAHPNSDAAVAFRDKYAHAPRIHCIGVWDTVGSLGVPTSGPVGWFTRRQYGFHDVTLSARVDHAFHALAIDERRKPFAPTLWEVPDSDITPDRTQRVEQMWFAGVHSNVGGGYPDSGLSDHALHWMLDRAQSAGLALDPAVVAALKLRDDGQLYDSMSRFYRTMGEHRRELFVERRAKDGRPIHTFESVHDSVLARHRVSKPPYQPDNLRSWLARFAERVAEGATPTPGPAIPVFPINVTDSAIPNVIAPDAAPDLRDVTSGASQLTDQPAEQPPRPTV; encoded by the coding sequence ATGAAGCGGCTCGTCGTCTGCACCGACGGTACGTGGAACTCCCGCGATGCGGCCAAGGAGGACGGCTCCGGCCTCACGAACGTCGCCAAGTTCGAGAAGGCCGTCGCCAAGCAGGATGCGCAGGGCGTCCTGCAGCACACCTTCTACCATGCCGGCGTCGGCGTCGGCCCCTGGTACGAGAAGGCCCTCGGCGGCGCGTTCGGGGTCGGGCTCTCGCGCAACGTCCAGGCGTGCTACTCGTGGCTCGTCGCGCTCTACGAGCCGGGCGACCAGCTCTTCCTCTTCGGCTTCAGCCGCGGCGCCTACACCGCGCGCAGCCTCGCGGGGCTGATCCGCAACTGCGGCCTGCTGAAGCGCGAGCACAAGGACCGCGTCGAGGAGGCGTACAAGCTCTACCGCGATCGCAAGCCGGACGCACACCCCAACTCGGACGCCGCGGTCGCGTTCCGCGACAAGTACGCGCACGCGCCGCGCATCCACTGCATCGGCGTCTGGGACACCGTCGGCTCCCTCGGCGTGCCCACGAGCGGGCCGGTGGGATGGTTCACGCGCCGGCAGTACGGCTTCCACGACGTCACGCTCAGCGCCCGCGTCGACCACGCCTTCCACGCCCTCGCCATCGACGAGCGGCGCAAGCCGTTCGCGCCCACGCTCTGGGAGGTCCCCGACTCGGACATCACCCCCGACCGCACGCAGCGCGTCGAGCAGATGTGGTTCGCGGGCGTGCACTCCAACGTCGGCGGCGGCTATCCGGACTCGGGCCTCTCCGACCACGCGCTGCACTGGATGCTCGACCGCGCGCAGTCGGCGGGGCTGGCGCTCGACCCGGCGGTGGTCGCCGCGCTCAAGCTCCGCGACGACGGGCAGCTCTACGACTCGATGTCGCGCTTCTACCGGACGATGGGCGAGCACCGCCGCGAGCTGTTCGTGGAGCGGCGCGCGAAGGACGGCCGGCCGATCCACACCTTCGAGTCGGTGCACGACAGCGTGCTGGCGCGCCACCGCGTGAGCAAGCCGCCCTACCAGCCCGACAACCTGCGCTCGTGGCTGGCGCGCTTCGCCGAGCGCGTGGCCGAGGGCGCGACGCCGACGCCCGGCCCCGCCATCCCCGTCTTCCCGATCAACGTGACGGACTCGGCCATCCCGAACGTGATCGCGCCCGACGCCGCGCCCGATCTCCGGGACGTGACGTCGGGCGCGAGCCAACTCACCGACCAGCCTGCCGAGCAGCCGCCGCGGCCGACCGTCTGA
- a CDS encoding NTP/NDP exchange transporter has product MSERGQAGGAIHGALRRVVDVAPHEVRATLLACAYFFCSLSSWFVLRPIRDEMAVAAGVRNLPWMFAGTLLVTLVANALYSVLVARLPVRRFLVVTYQALVACLVGFWLAWRGPGEDALAVWTGRFFFAWTTMYAVFVTSLFWSVMADAFRSGQAKRLFGFIGVGGTLGSITGSALTAALTRVVGPTNLLLVSVVLLELAALLAVAFYAAAPRPEITDGDAVAPRREIGGSVWAGATHVARNPYLLGIAGFILLYNLGGTVLYFAQTEVVGAAYAGREARTEVLARVEFLVQLLTALTQAFLTGRIIRWLGLAVTLAIMPAISILGFAAIGTTAWGLVPALGAVLAFSVLRRAANFALTNPAMEALFTVVSREDKYKAKIFIETFVYRAADQVAAWGYAALAAIGLGIVGISWVTVPLSVAFLLLGLWLGHRHRVMAAREEQGRRDAPTDPGVADAPLPVAG; this is encoded by the coding sequence GTGAGCGAGCGGGGGCAGGCGGGCGGCGCCATTCATGGGGCGCTGCGCCGAGTGGTGGACGTGGCGCCGCACGAGGTGCGCGCGACGCTGCTCGCCTGCGCCTACTTCTTCTGCTCGCTCTCCAGCTGGTTCGTGCTGCGCCCGATCCGCGACGAGATGGCCGTCGCGGCGGGCGTGCGCAACCTGCCGTGGATGTTCGCCGGCACGCTGCTGGTGACGCTGGTCGCCAACGCGCTGTACTCGGTGCTGGTGGCGCGGCTGCCGGTGCGCCGCTTCCTCGTCGTGACGTACCAGGCGCTGGTCGCGTGCCTCGTGGGGTTCTGGCTCGCGTGGCGCGGGCCGGGCGAGGACGCGCTCGCGGTGTGGACCGGGCGGTTCTTCTTCGCCTGGACGACGATGTACGCGGTGTTCGTGACGTCGCTCTTCTGGTCGGTGATGGCGGACGCGTTCCGCAGCGGCCAGGCGAAGCGCCTGTTCGGCTTCATCGGCGTCGGCGGCACGCTCGGCTCCATCACGGGCTCGGCGCTGACGGCGGCGCTGACGCGCGTGGTGGGCCCCACGAACCTGCTGCTCGTGTCGGTGGTGCTGCTGGAGCTGGCGGCGCTGCTGGCGGTCGCGTTCTACGCCGCGGCGCCGCGCCCTGAGATCACCGACGGCGACGCGGTCGCGCCGCGCCGCGAGATCGGCGGCAGCGTGTGGGCCGGCGCCACGCACGTCGCGCGCAACCCGTACCTGCTGGGCATCGCGGGCTTCATCCTGCTGTACAACCTCGGCGGGACGGTGCTGTACTTCGCGCAGACGGAGGTCGTGGGCGCGGCGTACGCGGGGCGCGAGGCGCGCACCGAGGTGCTGGCGCGCGTCGAGTTCCTGGTGCAGCTGCTGACCGCGCTCACGCAGGCGTTCCTCACGGGGCGCATCATCCGCTGGCTGGGGCTCGCGGTGACGCTCGCGATCATGCCCGCGATCAGCATCCTCGGCTTCGCGGCGATCGGGACGACGGCGTGGGGGCTGGTGCCCGCGCTGGGCGCGGTGCTGGCGTTCTCGGTGCTGCGGCGCGCGGCGAACTTCGCGCTCACGAACCCGGCGATGGAGGCGCTGTTCACCGTCGTCAGCCGCGAGGACAAGTACAAGGCGAAGATCTTCATCGAGACCTTCGTCTACCGCGCGGCGGACCAGGTGGCGGCGTGGGGCTACGCGGCGCTGGCGGCGATCGGGCTGGGGATCGTCGGCATCTCGTGGGTGACGGTGCCGCTGTCGGTGGCGTTCCTGCTGCTGGGGCTCTGGCTGGGACACCGCCATCGCGTGATGGCCGCGCGCGAGGAGCAGGGGCGCCGCGACGCGCCCACCGATCCGGGCGTCGCGGACGCGCCGCTGCCGGTCGCGGGATAG
- a CDS encoding Mut7-C RNAse domain-containing protein — MQNASPDAPRFLADAMLARLARWLRALGHDVLLAGPGEPDAAVVRRAEAEGRWLLTRDRALAADGARALGERRLLLRADAPLAQLLETRDALGLRDLALTFTRCLLCNAPLDVLDAEGPCGGPRRRCAACGRVYWEGSHTRRMRAALARALSSAP, encoded by the coding sequence GTGCAGAACGCGTCGCCGGACGCGCCGCGCTTCCTCGCCGACGCGATGCTCGCGCGGCTCGCGCGCTGGCTGCGCGCCCTCGGCCACGACGTCCTGCTGGCCGGGCCGGGCGAGCCCGACGCTGCCGTCGTGCGACGCGCGGAGGCCGAGGGGCGCTGGCTGCTGACGCGCGACCGCGCGCTGGCCGCCGACGGGGCGCGCGCCCTCGGCGAGCGCCGGCTGCTGCTGCGCGCCGACGCGCCGCTCGCCCAGCTGCTCGAGACGCGCGACGCCCTGGGGCTGCGCGACCTCGCGCTGACCTTCACGCGCTGCCTGCTGTGCAACGCGCCGCTCGACGTCCTCGACGCGGAGGGGCCGTGCGGCGGGCCGCGGCGGCGGTGCGCCGCGTGTGGTCGGGTGTACTGGGAGGGGAGCCACACGCGCCGCATGCGCGCCGCGCTCGCCCGCGCGCTATCGTCCGCACCATGA
- a CDS encoding PadR family transcriptional regulator, with protein sequence MSDDRLDRLNLLPGTLDVLVLKALTWGPRHGYAVARWLEDATGGALQIEEGALYHALHRLEQRGWVTAEWGVSESNRRAKYYTLDPAGRQQLVAQTATWTRYAEAVFAALRTA encoded by the coding sequence GTGAGCGACGACCGCCTCGACAGGCTCAACCTCCTCCCCGGGACGCTCGACGTCCTCGTGCTCAAGGCCCTCACCTGGGGCCCGCGCCACGGCTACGCGGTCGCGCGCTGGCTGGAGGACGCCACCGGCGGCGCCCTGCAGATCGAGGAAGGGGCGCTCTACCACGCGCTGCACCGGCTGGAGCAGCGCGGCTGGGTCACGGCCGAGTGGGGCGTGTCGGAGTCCAACCGCCGCGCCAAGTACTACACGCTCGATCCCGCCGGGCGGCAGCAGCTCGTCGCGCAGACGGCCACCTGGACGCGGTACGCCGAAGCCGTGTTCGCGGCGCTGCGCACCGCGTAG
- a CDS encoding Ig-like domain-containing protein has protein sequence MRLPLHRRARRLLAGALALTTALAACDDEDGGLTLGRAFANEVEAVSGSGQTVAAGSPAAQPFVVRVLDQARNPMVGASVTFTITAGGGTLSATRTTTDSSGLATVTYTAGTTTGPATITATAADLKPVTFQATITPAVATPTAILTILGGNNQSVRAGARVAVPLTVRLATATGTPVVGTTVTWVITTGGGSVSAATATTDASGNASTLYTAGATVGTATITALAPGAAPVVFTETITAATGG, from the coding sequence ATGCGCCTGCCGCTCCATCGGCGCGCCCGCCGCTTGCTCGCGGGGGCGCTCGCCCTGACCACCGCGCTCGCCGCCTGTGACGACGAGGACGGCGGCCTCACCCTCGGCCGCGCCTTCGCCAACGAGGTCGAGGCGGTCAGCGGGTCCGGTCAGACCGTCGCCGCCGGGTCGCCGGCGGCCCAGCCGTTCGTGGTGCGCGTCCTCGACCAGGCGCGGAACCCGATGGTGGGCGCCTCCGTGACCTTCACGATCACGGCCGGCGGCGGCACCCTCAGCGCCACCCGCACCACGACCGACTCGAGCGGGCTGGCGACCGTGACCTACACGGCCGGCACCACGACCGGCCCGGCCACCATCACGGCGACCGCCGCCGACCTCAAGCCCGTCACCTTCCAGGCGACCATCACGCCCGCGGTCGCCACGCCCACGGCCATCCTCACCATCCTGGGCGGCAACAACCAGTCGGTGCGGGCCGGGGCGCGCGTGGCCGTCCCGCTCACGGTGCGGCTGGCGACGGCGACCGGCACCCCCGTGGTGGGGACCACGGTCACCTGGGTGATCACCACCGGCGGCGGCTCGGTGAGCGCGGCCACGGCCACCACCGACGCCAGCGGCAACGCCTCGACCCTCTACACGGCCGGCGCGACGGTGGGCACCGCGACGATCACGGCGCTCGCCCCGGGCGCCGCGCCGGTCGTCTTCACGGAGACCATCACGGCGGCCACCGGCGGCTGA
- a CDS encoding NAD-dependent epimerase/dehydratase family protein — translation MSRSRRDFLKAGTVLGGALGAGLGGALLPGALGAAEPKAAPDVALERAVARAPKPLRILILGGTGFIGPHQVRYAQERGHTVTLFNRGRTNPGLFPNTEKLQGDRATGDYKSLAGREWDVVIDNPTMYPRWVREAGAALKGRAKQFIFVSTISVYAANDTPWADESAALATTDTPNDEDPQKRGQLYGPLKALSEQEAEKAFPGKATIIRPGLIVGPGDLSDRFTYWPVRVRKGGEILAPGTPLDVVQVIDARDLSEFIIRCAEDGTVGTYNVTGPRAPLTMGEMLGAMKAQVPNTDAQFVWGDVDFLTEQKVRGWSDMPVWIPPRGATAGFTRRSIKKALDRGLTFRALADTVRDTLAYYDQQTEERKAQLRAGIAPAREQEVLAALRARQKA, via the coding sequence GTGAGCCGTTCCCGCCGCGATTTCCTGAAGGCCGGCACCGTCCTTGGCGGCGCGCTCGGCGCCGGCCTGGGCGGCGCCCTGCTCCCCGGCGCGCTCGGCGCGGCCGAGCCGAAGGCGGCGCCCGACGTGGCGCTCGAGCGCGCCGTGGCACGTGCGCCGAAGCCGCTGAGGATCCTCATCCTCGGCGGCACGGGCTTCATCGGGCCGCACCAGGTGCGCTACGCGCAGGAGCGCGGGCACACGGTGACGCTGTTCAACCGCGGGCGCACCAACCCCGGCCTCTTCCCGAACACCGAGAAGCTGCAGGGCGACCGCGCCACCGGCGACTACAAGTCGCTCGCGGGGCGCGAGTGGGACGTCGTGATCGACAACCCGACGATGTACCCGCGCTGGGTGCGCGAGGCGGGCGCGGCGCTCAAGGGGCGCGCGAAGCAGTTCATCTTCGTCTCCACGATCTCGGTCTACGCGGCGAACGACACGCCGTGGGCCGACGAGTCGGCCGCCCTCGCGACGACCGACACGCCGAACGACGAGGATCCGCAGAAGCGCGGGCAGCTCTACGGGCCGCTGAAGGCGCTCTCCGAGCAGGAGGCGGAGAAGGCGTTCCCGGGGAAGGCGACGATCATCCGCCCGGGCCTCATCGTCGGCCCCGGCGACCTGTCCGACCGCTTCACGTACTGGCCCGTGCGGGTGCGGAAGGGCGGCGAGATCCTCGCGCCCGGTACGCCACTGGACGTCGTGCAGGTGATCGACGCGCGCGACCTCTCCGAGTTCATCATCCGCTGCGCGGAGGACGGCACGGTCGGCACGTACAACGTCACGGGCCCGCGCGCGCCGCTGACGATGGGCGAGATGCTCGGCGCGATGAAGGCGCAGGTGCCGAACACGGACGCGCAGTTCGTGTGGGGCGACGTCGACTTCCTGACCGAGCAGAAGGTGCGCGGCTGGAGCGACATGCCGGTGTGGATCCCGCCGCGCGGCGCGACGGCCGGCTTCACGCGGCGCAGCATCAAGAAGGCGCTGGACAGGGGGCTGACGTTCCGCGCGCTGGCCGACACGGTGCGCGACACGCTGGCCTACTACGACCAGCAGACCGAGGAGCGGAAGGCGCAGCTGCGCGCGGGCATCGCGCCGGCCCGCGAGCAGGAGGTGCTGGCCGCCCTCCGCGCCCGGCAGAAGGCGTGA
- a CDS encoding ABC transporter permease gives MSVPRPQLPPGIRRVFRLAVRGARIDDDVQDEVAFHLEMRTAELVARGHTPEAARAEALRRFGDPQRWSEAMGAVDRERVARARRVEWGDALRQDLRFGARALRRTPRFTLLAVLTLALGIGANAAVFGVVKSVLLDALPYARADRVMQVYSRWQDGTNDRGPLSAAMVQDLRERNRTFERLAAFEGLPRDAVLDAADAPRVVRVAWVEPELFRTLGVSAAQGRALREDDAAADTAYNVVLTHAAWQQLLGGDPRAVGRTVRVNNIARTVVGVLPREFVGPLGAVDFYFPRHLRGALRDPVRARGRQFLGLVGRLRPDATPEGAARDLAAIGAAMSREFPDSDGRFDIVAMPARDAMVGDTRTPLLMLLASAALVLVITCANLAGALLSRAIARRREFAVRTALGAGRGRLVRQLLTESTLLAVAGGAVGVALAAVALRALRGLALPALPPYADLTLDRGALAVTGLVALATGLAFGLMPALSAGRGDVQGTLREEGRGASEGRRARSMRGMLVAGQIALCVSLLAGAGLLARSLWAMAASPLGFTPSGVLTASVQLPPGAGFDDPAARVRFIEQMEARLRALPGVTAVATTGELPTRTMNRNGYGVEGAPATVGPSDNAALYQTVTDDYFRTLGIALRRGRAFGPQDRADGPPVVIVSEGLARKHWPGGDAVGKRIRFAGNDPWSEVVGVVADVAGDPTRLQPYPATYLPMRQSPWIGPVFLLRTAGDPAALAGSVRRALAEQDARVPLHDATPMAAFIADGLSGRRLPVLLMTAFGALALLLASVGVWAMFATMAAAREREFGVRIALGADRRGIAALVLRQGGRWMAAGLVAGVGGVVAMTRLLRGLLYGVAPFDPLTLGLALALLLVCATLALLGPVRRATRTDPIRALR, from the coding sequence ATGTCCGTGCCGCGGCCACAGCTGCCTCCCGGAATCCGGCGCGTCTTCCGCCTCGCCGTGCGCGGCGCGCGGATCGACGACGACGTGCAGGACGAGGTGGCGTTCCACCTCGAGATGCGCACCGCCGAGCTGGTGGCGCGCGGCCACACGCCAGAAGCCGCGCGCGCGGAGGCGCTGCGCCGCTTCGGCGATCCCCAACGCTGGAGCGAGGCCATGGGTGCGGTCGATCGGGAGCGCGTCGCGCGGGCGCGGCGCGTGGAGTGGGGCGATGCGCTTCGACAGGACCTGCGCTTCGGCGCGCGCGCGCTCCGTCGCACGCCGCGCTTCACGCTGCTCGCCGTCCTCACGCTGGCCCTCGGCATCGGCGCCAATGCGGCGGTGTTCGGCGTCGTGAAGTCGGTGCTGCTCGACGCGCTGCCGTACGCGCGCGCCGACCGCGTGATGCAGGTCTACTCGCGCTGGCAGGACGGCACGAACGACCGCGGGCCGCTCAGTGCGGCGATGGTGCAGGACCTCCGCGAGCGGAACCGCACCTTCGAGCGGCTGGCCGCGTTCGAGGGGCTGCCGCGCGACGCGGTGCTCGACGCCGCGGACGCGCCGCGCGTCGTGCGCGTGGCGTGGGTCGAGCCGGAGCTCTTCCGCACGCTCGGCGTGTCCGCCGCGCAGGGGCGCGCGCTGCGCGAGGACGACGCCGCGGCCGATACCGCGTACAACGTCGTCCTCACGCACGCGGCGTGGCAGCAGCTCCTCGGCGGCGACCCGCGGGCGGTGGGGCGCACGGTGCGCGTCAACAACATCGCGCGCACCGTCGTCGGCGTGCTGCCGCGCGAGTTCGTCGGGCCGCTGGGCGCGGTCGACTTCTACTTCCCGCGGCACCTGCGCGGCGCGCTGCGCGATCCCGTGCGCGCGCGCGGCCGCCAGTTCCTCGGGCTGGTCGGGCGGCTGCGCCCCGACGCGACGCCCGAGGGCGCGGCGCGCGACCTGGCCGCGATCGGCGCCGCGATGTCGCGCGAGTTCCCCGACAGCGACGGCCGCTTCGACATCGTCGCGATGCCCGCGCGCGACGCGATGGTGGGCGACACGCGCACGCCGCTGCTGATGCTGCTGGCCAGCGCGGCGCTGGTGCTCGTCATCACCTGCGCGAACCTCGCGGGCGCGCTGCTCTCGCGCGCGATCGCGCGCCGGCGCGAGTTCGCGGTGCGCACCGCCCTCGGCGCCGGGCGCGGACGGCTCGTGCGGCAGCTGCTCACCGAGAGCACGCTGCTCGCGGTCGCGGGCGGCGCGGTGGGTGTCGCGCTCGCGGCGGTCGCGCTGCGCGCGCTGCGCGGGCTCGCGCTCCCGGCGCTGCCGCCGTACGCCGACCTCACGCTCGACCGCGGCGCGCTGGCCGTGACGGGGCTCGTGGCGCTCGCCACCGGCCTCGCGTTCGGGCTGATGCCGGCCCTCTCCGCGGGGCGCGGCGACGTGCAGGGCACGCTGCGCGAGGAGGGGCGCGGCGCCAGCGAGGGGCGGCGCGCGCGCAGCATGCGCGGCATGCTCGTGGCCGGCCAGATCGCGCTCTGCGTCAGCCTGCTCGCGGGCGCCGGCCTGCTCGCGCGCAGCCTGTGGGCGATGGCGGCGTCCCCGCTCGGCTTCACGCCGTCGGGCGTGCTGACCGCGTCGGTGCAGCTGCCGCCGGGCGCCGGCTTCGACGATCCCGCGGCGCGCGTGCGCTTCATCGAGCAGATGGAGGCGCGGCTGCGCGCGCTGCCGGGCGTGACGGCGGTCGCCACCACCGGCGAGCTGCCGACGCGCACGATGAACCGCAACGGCTACGGGGTCGAGGGCGCGCCGGCGACGGTGGGCCCGTCGGACAACGCGGCGCTCTACCAGACGGTCACCGACGACTACTTCCGCACGCTTGGGATCGCGCTGCGCCGCGGCCGCGCGTTCGGGCCGCAGGACCGCGCGGACGGCCCGCCGGTGGTGATCGTGAGCGAGGGCCTCGCGCGGAAGCACTGGCCGGGCGGCGACGCGGTGGGCAAGCGCATCCGCTTCGCCGGCAACGACCCCTGGTCGGAGGTCGTGGGCGTGGTCGCGGACGTCGCCGGCGATCCGACGCGGCTGCAGCCGTATCCCGCGACGTACCTCCCGATGCGCCAGTCGCCGTGGATCGGCCCGGTCTTCCTGCTGCGCACGGCGGGCGATCCGGCGGCGCTGGCCGGGTCAGTGCGCCGAGCGCTGGCGGAGCAGGATGCGCGGGTGCCGCTGCACGATGCGACGCCGATGGCGGCGTTCATCGCCGACGGGCTCTCGGGGCGCCGGCTGCCGGTGCTGCTGATGACGGCGTTCGGCGCGCTGGCGCTGCTGCTCGCGTCGGTGGGCGTGTGGGCGATGTTCGCGACGATGGCCGCCGCGCGCGAGCGCGAGTTCGGCGTGCGCATCGCGCTCGGCGCCGACCGCCGCGGGATCGCGGCGCTGGTGCTGCGCCAGGGCGGCCGGTGGATGGCCGCGGGCCTCGTGGCCGGCGTCGGCGGCGTGGTGGCGATGACGCGGCTGCTGCGCGGGCTGCTCTACGGCGTGGCGCCGTTCGACCCGCTCACGCTCGGCCTCGCGCTGGCGCTGCTGCTGGTGTGCGCGACGCTGGCGCTGCTCGGGCCCGTGCGCCGGGCGACGCGCACGGACCCGATCCGCGCGCTCAGGTAG
- a CDS encoding DinB family protein yields MRSLLRPLVVGAALLAAPLAPLAVPLAAQAPAAKPPVAKAPAAKPVSHGGDPSTATGLRKELIAQLADAESKLVQLAEAMPQDKYAWRPGPGVRSVSEVFMHMVGANYLIPPFAGVPRAQGLTLTQDSERTVTDKAAVVDHLKKSFAYAKQAMMDVPDADMDAAVQLFGQPSTKRGVLVLMATHAHEHLGQAIAYARANGVRPPWSPATGGDH; encoded by the coding sequence ATGCGCTCCCTTCTCCGACCGCTCGTCGTCGGCGCCGCGCTGCTCGCCGCGCCCCTGGCCCCTCTCGCCGTGCCCCTCGCCGCCCAGGCGCCGGCCGCGAAGCCCCCGGTCGCGAAAGCGCCGGCCGCGAAGCCCGTCTCGCACGGCGGCGATCCCTCCACGGCGACCGGCCTGCGCAAGGAGCTGATCGCGCAGCTCGCCGACGCGGAGTCCAAGCTCGTGCAGCTGGCCGAGGCGATGCCGCAGGACAAGTACGCATGGCGACCGGGGCCGGGCGTGCGCTCGGTGAGCGAGGTCTTCATGCACATGGTCGGCGCGAACTACCTGATCCCGCCGTTCGCCGGCGTGCCGCGAGCGCAGGGGCTGACGCTGACGCAGGACAGCGAGCGCACGGTGACCGACAAGGCGGCGGTCGTCGACCACCTCAAGAAGTCCTTCGCGTACGCGAAGCAGGCGATGATGGACGTGCCCGACGCCGACATGGACGCCGCCGTCCAGCTGTTCGGCCAGCCCTCGACCAAGCGCGGCGTCCTGGTGCTGATGGCGACCCACGCCCACGAGCACCTGGGCCAGGCGATCGCGTATGCGCGGGCGAACGGGGTGCGGCCGCCCTGGAGCCCGGCGACTGGCGGGGATCACTGA
- a CDS encoding 3-hydroxyacyl-ACP dehydratase FabZ family protein, with amino-acid sequence MIPSIAPVATLDAQAVLGLLAHRYPLLLVDRIDVMARGQRVIGHRRVTGGEWATGGPAGAGATGWEPGLPGLLAVEALAQTSAALLMDVIDAPEGVIGYFAGFERVRLRGRARVGETLALEVTLRAFKRGVAKLRGEARVEGRVVARADFTTVVRPR; translated from the coding sequence ATGATCCCGTCGATCGCTCCCGTCGCCACGCTCGACGCCCAGGCCGTCCTCGGGCTGCTCGCGCACCGCTATCCACTGCTGCTGGTCGACCGCATCGACGTCATGGCGCGCGGGCAGCGCGTGATCGGCCACCGCCGCGTCACCGGCGGCGAGTGGGCCACGGGCGGCCCCGCGGGCGCCGGCGCCACGGGGTGGGAGCCCGGCCTTCCCGGCCTGCTCGCGGTCGAGGCGCTCGCGCAGACCAGCGCCGCGCTGCTGATGGACGTCATCGACGCGCCCGAGGGCGTGATCGGCTACTTCGCCGGCTTCGAGCGCGTGCGCCTGCGCGGCCGCGCGCGCGTGGGCGAGACGCTGGCGCTCGAGGTCACGCTGCGCGCCTTCAAGCGCGGCGTCGCGAAGCTGCGCGGCGAGGCGCGGGTCGAGGGGCGGGTGGTGGCGCGGGCGGATTTCACGACGGTGGTACGGCCACGATAA
- a CDS encoding surface-adhesin E family protein, producing MRAHHLLALLPLLAGASASAQTKGKSTAQPRWLEIGKTVVGNPVYLDRRTMTTKGGIITATLRVAFVKPVRTARGELTSSRTIIMVDCAKRELAVKENWYYHDEKANRVYEHKVVGQPGFAKAFEGSMQGVAVAHLCAR from the coding sequence ATGCGTGCCCACCACCTCCTCGCGCTCCTGCCGCTGCTCGCCGGCGCTTCCGCGTCCGCCCAGACGAAGGGGAAGTCCACCGCGCAGCCGCGCTGGCTGGAGATCGGCAAGACCGTCGTCGGGAACCCGGTCTACCTCGACCGGCGCACGATGACGACGAAGGGCGGGATCATCACCGCCACCCTGCGCGTCGCCTTCGTGAAGCCCGTGCGCACGGCGCGCGGCGAGCTGACCAGCTCCCGCACGATCATCATGGTCGACTGCGCGAAGCGCGAGCTCGCCGTGAAGGAGAACTGGTACTACCACGACGAGAAGGCGAACCGCGTCTACGAGCACAAGGTCGTCGGGCAGCCGGGGTTCGCGAAGGCGTTCGAGGGGTCGATGCAGGGAGTCGCCGTCGCGCACTTGTGCGCGCGATGA